The Desulfovibrio porci genome includes a window with the following:
- the murA gene encoding UDP-N-acetylglucosamine 1-carboxyvinyltransferase: MDKLIIEGGVPLTGSIDVSGSKNAALPILFASILLNEPVVFTNVPDLRDIHTTLKLLGMLGCPCSYQERRVQVTPGALLPEAPYDLVRTMRASVLCLGPLLARIGQARVALPGGCAIGARPVDQHLKGLEQMGARFELEEGYIIGRCRKLKGAHITFDLPTVGGTENLLMAAALAEGETILENAAREPEVVDLANFLLVCGARIEGQGTSCIRVQGVNGLHGAEYAIMPDRIEAGTFLVAAGITGGELLLRHCPFTELEAVILKLQSMGMDITATPDGVLAKCGCPLRGADISTQPYPGFPTDMQAQIMALMCLADGASVVEESIFENRFMHVLELMRMGAQIKVSGHTAMVRGVSRLTGAPVMASDLRASASLVLAGLAARGVTEVRRIYHLDRGYERIENKLNAVGARIRREAE; this comes from the coding sequence ATGGACAAGCTGATCATTGAAGGCGGCGTGCCGCTCACCGGCAGCATCGACGTCAGCGGTTCCAAAAACGCGGCCCTGCCCATTCTGTTCGCGTCCATCCTGCTGAACGAGCCGGTCGTTTTCACCAACGTGCCGGACCTGCGCGACATCCATACCACGCTCAAGCTGCTGGGTATGCTGGGCTGCCCCTGCTCCTATCAGGAACGGCGGGTCCAGGTGACGCCGGGCGCGCTGCTGCCCGAAGCCCCCTACGATCTGGTGCGCACCATGCGAGCCTCGGTGCTCTGTCTGGGGCCGCTGCTGGCGCGCATCGGCCAGGCTCGCGTGGCTCTGCCCGGCGGCTGCGCCATCGGCGCGCGGCCTGTGGACCAGCACCTCAAGGGCCTGGAGCAGATGGGCGCGCGCTTCGAGCTGGAAGAGGGTTATATCATCGGCCGCTGCCGCAAGCTCAAGGGCGCGCACATCACCTTTGACCTGCCCACGGTGGGCGGCACGGAAAATCTGCTCATGGCCGCCGCCCTGGCCGAAGGCGAGACCATTCTGGAAAACGCGGCCCGCGAGCCGGAAGTGGTGGATCTGGCCAACTTCCTGCTGGTCTGCGGCGCGCGTATCGAGGGCCAGGGCACAAGCTGCATCCGCGTGCAGGGCGTGAACGGCCTGCACGGCGCGGAATACGCCATCATGCCCGACCGCATCGAAGCCGGAACGTTTCTGGTGGCCGCCGGCATCACCGGCGGTGAACTGCTGCTGCGCCACTGCCCCTTCACCGAGCTGGAGGCCGTGATTCTCAAACTGCAGAGCATGGGCATGGACATCACGGCCACGCCCGACGGCGTGCTGGCCAAATGCGGCTGCCCGCTGCGCGGCGCGGACATCAGCACCCAGCCCTATCCGGGCTTTCCCACGGACATGCAGGCCCAGATCATGGCCCTGATGTGCCTGGCCGACGGAGCCAGTGTGGTGGAGGAAAGCATTTTTGAAAACCGCTTCATGCACGTTCTGGAACTGATGCGGATGGGCGCGCAGATCAAGGTTTCCGGGCACACGGCCATGGTGCGCGGAGTAAGCCGCCTCACCGGCGCGCCGGTCATGGCCTCGGACCTGCGGGCCAGCGCCTCCCTGGTGCTGGCCGGTCTGGCCGCGCGCGGCGTCACCGAGGTGCGCCGCATCTATCATCTGGACCGCGGCTACGAGCGCATTGAAAACAAGCTCAACGCCGTGGGCGCGCGCATCCGCCGCGAAGCCGAGTAG
- a CDS encoding BON domain-containing protein has product MRRLALVLLLAALAALNGCAYSAYGLYDDQRLMDTITDDKTLATSIKTALLDENFSGGWSIAVYSYYGNVFLVGEVPQNMQGKALAIARRYKPRSVTPHWFSPAKSDTSNLYLATSLRTDLIGAKGLSSTRIDTEVNAGRVVLLGVVKDDAEKQIAIRTARNVKGVTSVTSYLILPQRPGKAPADAAKQDGTEARDLPPSPVPAQPPAQNTPQNQAQPAAAPDKPLNT; this is encoded by the coding sequence ATGCGACGTCTGGCCCTTGTTCTGCTGCTGGCCGCCCTGGCGGCCCTCAACGGCTGCGCCTACAGCGCCTACGGTCTCTATGACGACCAGCGGCTCATGGACACCATCACGGACGACAAAACCCTGGCCACCAGCATCAAAACCGCGCTGCTGGACGAGAATTTCAGCGGCGGCTGGTCCATTGCCGTCTATTCCTACTACGGCAACGTCTTTCTGGTGGGCGAAGTGCCCCAGAACATGCAGGGCAAGGCCCTGGCCATCGCCCGCCGCTACAAGCCGCGCTCCGTGACGCCGCACTGGTTCTCCCCGGCCAAGAGCGACACCAGCAACCTATACCTGGCCACCTCGCTGCGCACCGATCTGATCGGGGCCAAGGGCCTGTCCTCCACCCGCATTGATACGGAAGTCAATGCCGGACGCGTGGTTCTGCTGGGCGTGGTCAAGGACGACGCCGAAAAACAGATCGCCATCCGCACCGCGCGCAACGTCAAGGGCGTGACCTCGGTGACCAGCTACCTGATTCTGCCCCAGCGTCCGGGCAAAGCCCCGGCGGACGCCGCCAAACAGGACGGCACGGAGGCGCGGGATCTGCCCCCGTCCCCGGTTCCGGCGCAGCCGCCCGCGCAAAACACACCGCAAAACCAAGCGCAGCCCGCGGCCGCGCCTGACAAGCCGCTGAACACATAA
- a CDS encoding translation initiation factor 2 — MPPYAMSSRPALTIYVAGSFKHKHGVRLLGRELRALGCRMLDWTEKAVPPPGLTPAQRRIWMDTDRDGGQVYEFCRNACLTADLVIYYGASGQDAGVEVGLAAGAGVPVLGIRGPLEGPGLMLHGAVCLWVDGAEEALDLVERVLAHAGTGWTALDAEADGAVRRLGEAVRRRCAAGGTLP; from the coding sequence ATGCCGCCGTATGCCATGTCTTCCCGGCCCGCCCTGACCATTTACGTGGCCGGTTCCTTCAAACACAAGCACGGCGTGCGCCTGCTGGGCCGCGAACTGCGCGCCCTGGGCTGCCGCATGCTGGACTGGACGGAAAAAGCCGTGCCCCCGCCGGGCCTGACCCCGGCCCAGCGCCGGATCTGGATGGATACGGACCGGGACGGCGGGCAGGTCTATGAGTTTTGCCGCAATGCCTGTCTTACGGCGGATCTGGTCATTTACTACGGCGCGTCCGGCCAGGACGCGGGCGTGGAGGTGGGACTGGCCGCCGGGGCCGGAGTGCCGGTGCTGGGCATACGCGGGCCGCTGGAAGGGCCGGGCCTCATGCTGCACGGCGCGGTCTGCCTCTGGGTGGACGGCGCCGAAGAGGCTCTGGATCTGGTCGAACGGGTGCTGGCCCATGCCGGAACGGGCTGGACCGCGCTGGACGCCGAAGCGGACGGGGCCGTGCGCCGTCTGGGCGAGGCCGTGCGCCGCCGGTGCGCGGCCGGGGGAACGCTCCCTTAA
- a CDS encoding cob(I)yrinic acid a,c-diamide adenosyltransferase, whose amino-acid sequence MILVYTGNGKGKTSACVGQAVRALGRDMAVAFGQFMKRDGQAGEQRMLAQWLGPRFLAGGEGFLRREEDRPTHRAAALRVLEWARAQLPEAEMLILDETLYALDAGILSREEVEALMAEARAANRHLVLSGRNAPDWLVREADLVTEMGEIKHPWRAGVKAAPGIEF is encoded by the coding sequence GTGATTCTGGTCTACACCGGCAACGGCAAGGGCAAGACCAGCGCCTGCGTGGGGCAGGCCGTGCGCGCTCTGGGGCGGGACATGGCCGTGGCCTTCGGCCAGTTCATGAAGCGGGACGGCCAAGCCGGGGAGCAGCGCATGCTGGCGCAATGGCTGGGACCGCGTTTTCTGGCCGGGGGCGAGGGTTTTCTGCGCCGTGAGGAGGACCGCCCGACCCACCGGGCCGCCGCCCTGCGCGTGCTGGAGTGGGCGCGCGCCCAGCTGCCGGAAGCCGAGATGCTCATTCTGGATGAAACGCTCTACGCTCTGGACGCGGGCATCCTGAGCAGAGAGGAAGTGGAGGCGCTCATGGCCGAAGCCCGCGCCGCCAACCGGCATCTGGTGCTCTCCGGCCGCAACGCGCCGGACTGGCTGGTGCGGGAGGCGGATCTGGTCACGGAAATGGGCGAGATCAAACATCCCTGGCGGGCGGGCGTCAAAGCCGCGCCCGGCATTGAATTCTGA
- the amrS gene encoding AmmeMemoRadiSam system radical SAM enzyme: protein MRAMLWEPLPGGDVCCRLCAHACRLKKGGKGVCGVRVNVGGELVSLVADVVTSAQMDPVEKKPLYHFLPGSKTFSVGSAGCNFQCRFCQNHQIARVPSNGVVPGKRVTPDALVRLAENQRARSMAFTYNEPTVFFEQVYETSGLAQAMGLRVILVSNGFMSEDFLLPLRRRVNAVNVDLKSFSDDFYRDYCGGRLQPVLDNLKAIRDMGWWLEVTTLIIPGCNDSAAELRDMAAFVHDELGPDTPWHLSAFHGAYLMAGHPSTPLSRLEEAWSIGREAGLHFVYIGNVSSAVGGTTFCPACGTPAIERRGWQTRRLGALGQCPSCKAALPGVWK, encoded by the coding sequence ATGCGAGCCATGCTCTGGGAGCCGCTGCCCGGCGGAGATGTGTGCTGCCGGCTGTGCGCGCACGCCTGCCGTCTGAAAAAAGGCGGCAAGGGGGTGTGCGGAGTGCGGGTCAATGTGGGCGGGGAACTGGTTTCCCTGGTGGCGGATGTGGTCACCAGCGCCCAGATGGATCCGGTGGAAAAAAAGCCCCTCTACCATTTTCTGCCCGGCAGCAAAACCTTTTCCGTGGGCAGCGCGGGCTGTAATTTCCAGTGCCGTTTCTGCCAGAATCACCAGATCGCCCGCGTGCCGTCCAACGGCGTGGTGCCCGGCAAGCGCGTCACGCCGGACGCCCTGGTGCGTCTGGCCGAAAATCAGCGCGCGCGCAGCATGGCCTTTACCTACAACGAGCCCACGGTTTTTTTCGAGCAGGTCTACGAAACCTCCGGATTGGCCCAGGCCATGGGCCTGCGGGTCATTCTGGTCAGTAACGGCTTTATGAGCGAGGACTTTTTGCTGCCCCTGCGCCGCCGGGTCAATGCCGTCAATGTGGACCTGAAATCCTTCAGCGATGATTTTTACCGCGACTACTGCGGCGGCCGTCTCCAGCCCGTGCTGGACAACCTGAAGGCCATCAGGGATATGGGCTGGTGGCTGGAAGTGACCACGCTGATCATTCCGGGGTGCAACGACAGCGCAGCCGAACTGCGCGACATGGCCGCCTTCGTGCACGACGAACTGGGGCCGGATACGCCCTGGCATCTCTCGGCGTTCCATGGGGCCTACCTCATGGCCGGGCACCCCTCCACGCCGCTGTCCCGGCTGGAAGAGGCCTGGAGCATCGGCCGGGAAGCGGGCCTCCATTTCGTGTATATCGGCAATGTCTCCAGCGCCGTGGGCGGCACGACCTTTTGCCCGGCCTGCGGAACTCCGGCCATTGAGCGCCGGGGCTGGCAAACGCGGCGCCTGGGAGCGTTGGGGCAATGTCCCTCCTGCAAGGCCGCCTTGCCAGGAGTCTGGAAGTGA